A window of Pangasianodon hypophthalmus isolate fPanHyp1 chromosome 29, fPanHyp1.pri, whole genome shotgun sequence genomic DNA:
TggtttttgttcagaaaatgagaggcattttaatatttaatagttgAAAACCAATTATAAGTCAATTATGTCATCGTTAAGACAATATCTGTCAACTGGAGCCCCCAGAGCCTCCAGAATGAACACTTCTGaccaaaattaattattttgtaaCCAAAATCattaattttgactttgaaaacTCACTGTAAAAGACTTTGGTTTTGCAATAAACATACTGACGTgaaaaatatgtgtatttatcatttgtttttcagacaaaTCTGATATATTccagggggttgaatacttttgcaagccactctatttcacaaatgaaaaaaaaacattgctttagcacaaaaagaaagcatttgtttaattaagacaagacatttacattaacaaatagaaatacaaatgaaaaatatgcataatttttatatacactcactggtcattttaatagaaacacctgctcagtcagttgtccaatcagccaatcatctgTCAGCAGCGAAATACATaaaatcgtgcagatacaggtcaagagcttcagttaatgttcacatcaaacatcagactggAATAAAATTATGATCTAAGTGACTCTGGAACATgggctgattttattttttattttttagaaactgctaatctcctactgcagatttttacacacaacagcctttagagtttacacagaattgtgtgaaaaacataaaacatccaGTTAGCGACAGTTCTCtaggtggaaacaccttgttcatAAGAGAGGTTGAAGGAGAACAGCCAGAGTGGTTTGAGATGACAGGAAGGCTGCGAGTGATatctcaaataatcactctttacaaccgtggtgaacagaaaagcatctcagaatgcacaacagtCAGATGGGCTGCAACggcaaaagaccacatcaggttccagtcctgtcagccaagaacatgaatctgaggctgcagtggatATAGGCTCAGTGAAAATTTGCattacctggtctttttcaaTCTTCAGCTCTTGAGCATTGGCTAaatggataactgcatgaatgagcaagtgtacaggtgttcctgtgtgtgtgtgtgagcataaTGCATATATGTTTACCTTAAGCAACACtctatatatgcatatattataAACTGTTCTTTAAGATAAACACAAATTTCATTCTTCATTATACTTCATTTGCGTTGGGATGTAGAAGAGAAAGTTCTCATTATTCATTTGAATGCCAACTTGGTCAAGCTGCATTGTCAAGCGTTCTTTTGTTAAACCTCGAAGTGTCTCTAAGTTTGTCTCTGTATGATTTTCCATCCGTGTGTTCTCCCGTATATATTGATTATTGAAGAGCAGTTTGCTCAAGCACTCTGTCTCAGCACAGTTCCCATAGGGATGATACACTTTATCTGGATCTGCGTCTTTTAGATTAAACAGCTGTTTACAGTTTAAACATGGACGTCTTTTActataaacatttttgttcCAGTCTCTAATGTATGCCTGACATTTCAGTGACTCAGGGAATGTTATACCATCACCAGAAGGTCCTGGATAAAATGACATGACTGCATGAGATACAAACTCGTGCCATGTTTTAAGACAAGACAGGTCGATCAGAATTCTCTTTGCATTTCCTTTTCTGCAGGAAAGAGACGCCCCGTAATACCTCTGTGAATCAGAATCTGAATAGCGCACACAGATTACTGTTGACTCCAGTGTGTAATATTGCTCGTATTTGCTGCCTGGTTTGTGAAGAGGGTTTGGGAATCCAAGTTTCTTCAGCAGACGCAGAAGCTcttctattattttctcttcagTGCAATAAAGTGTCTCCATCTAAACAtaaaaggaaacaacaacaataatcaattgaaaatatattaatacaacATTAACTAACTAAACATCAAATAGTTCTATGATTAAAAGTGAATATTTAGGGTGTGACAccatttaaaattcaaattgcTACCCTTTATTGTGAAGGGCCTGTTACTGAATAATCCTACGGTACATAATAACCAAATGACAAAGAGTCTTCATTAGAATGAAAGcctttgtatattttttaattgaaatttgTCACTGCGTAGTCTAATTTCTTTCATGGCTAAAGTTGGAGTGCGATGATGTTtgatgtacagtggatataaaaagtctacacacccctgttaagaTTGCAAGATTTCGTGATGtataaatgaaaccaagataaatcatgtcagatcattTTCGTCccttaatgtgatatagcaaccaacaaaattcaaatgaaaaccaaacagaaacatttagagggaaaaaagaaaaaacttaaaatatccTGTTttcacaagtgtgcacaccccttaactaatactttattaaagcactttttgcttgtaatacagcaatCTATCAACTTAGGAAATCTtgattccactcttccttgtaTGAAGCCCAGACCTATTGAATTGCAAGGGGATCTCTTGTGCACAGCACttttcaagtcattccacaggtttttgataggattcaGATCTGGGCACTGACTGGTGTGTAGACttgtggcctacaaacatggcttcTCCGGACTACAGCTCCCAGTTGCCATGTTCCAGCTCCCCTGACTTCTGATTGAACACACCTGATTCCAATCACCACCCACGCTATAAAAACAGACTCCAACTTACACAAACTGTGAATTATTGTCCTTTTTCCTGATGTGCCAAGCCTTTTAGTGTTACTGCTATTCTGGGTTTGATCCTGTCTTTGTGATTCTAGCTTTGTCTACCCCACTCTGTTTGCCTGAACTTAGTCAGCTTTTGCCTGACATTTTCAACATGTTTGATAGTCTgctctttttaataaaagcatatttttgcaACTGCATCCGCTCCTGTGCCTGACAATTATGATGAAATACTATTACAAGCTTTTCAGGGGGAATTGAGGtagaaaattattattgttttaatttttttttcttttcttttctcaaaaatgctgttttcccACTTTAAGAATCTAAGCACTGTagctttaatgtttttttttttgttcgtttgttttttaatataatgtttgTGCAATACTTCAAATGACATATTGGGGATTATGtgccatgaatctacacaaaatattccataatattgaagtgttGAGGTGGTCTAACCTTCTAAccagaaggttatgagttcaaatcccagcactgccaagcttccactgctgggcccttgagcaaggcccttaaccctcaactgcttaaatgtataaatgacattaatgtaagttgctctggataagggtgtctgtcATAAATGCAATGTTGTTTTCAGGATGTAAAGTTGCCTTTATAgtgtaatgataataataccTTAGTAATCTACACAGTATTATTTGGTGCTAAAATGAACATAGAAAAAGTTTTTACAGCATTCACCATGATTGTAATTTTACTATTTGAATAAATACAAAAGGGttaatttacacacaactaAAAGGAATGAAAATCTGCAATCTACAATCTATATTTAACAACATGACAGCTTCAAAGATACTGCTGaccttttattaatttaaatttactttCAGATCTTAAAATTTTGAATGTCGTCATCTTCTTTTGACACATGGCACTGAGGAAGATCTTTGACTCACCATGTTTAGCAGAATGGAAAAGGGAGTGCGAGTTGGCAGATGACTTCTGTACTTCTCAAATGGCCGGGGAAACTTTTTCATCACCTGTTCACGTGTTTCAGGACTTCTGAAGAAATCACTGGGAGTCAAGCGGGGTGAGTCATAAATGTACCCAAGGAAGAAAATGCTATGAAGCATCTAAGACAAACAAATATATTACGAATATATTAATATGAGTATATACtgtctttaaatgtaaaatgacaGCAATTTGACTTATGCATagtgggccatattcagagttgccAAAAGTTACTCagtattgaaataaacatcGAATAGTAGTCTGGTATATTGCCAGTACATCgtgccttgcataaatattcacccccattgaactttttaacattttgtaatgttacaacctTGAACTGAAATGACATAATTGggattttatttcatgaatttttcacaaaatatcacataatattgaagtggggaGGAAACtcaatatatttttacaaaattagTTTTAATTTGCTACGTTgagttattaaattaataaagtaatgtCGGTGCGTTTGTCATGAGTTGtcacagtttgaaggataagctgaccaagcctAAAAACATCAATTTCAGGGTgaaatattgtggttacatcaaactgtctgACAGTGGCATTGGACTAAATTCTGTTGCTCACTCGAGCCAATATCGGGCAAGAAAATTGGTTGAAGTCAAAGGTCAGAATTGCATGTAACTTAGATATGCTTATGTTTTAGGCAAACTCATCACCATGTACACGAATACTCTCAGAGTAGCACTTAAGTCCAGAGTTACGTCAgtgtaactcaactctgaatatagcCCATTGTGACTGACATACTGTAGTTGTGCAATcttccgggtgtgtgttcacagtgtgtgtatgtgttcactactctgtgtgtgcacttggatgggttaaatgcagaccacaaattccgagtatgggtcacttcacttcacttaaacaGTTTTAACCCGGTAACAATCATGCATATGCACTACTATGTGAATTATTTACTGACAATATGCCTGCTATAAATGAGGAAATATGAAATTGCATTTACAGTAGTGTTATGATCATTTTTATGtaaagataattaaaaatatatgtatatatatataatcttagGGTTAGTTAAGTTTGGTGTAATACAAAATCTGTTACTAAAGACGGGCACAAGGTAGATGCAGGACGGCCAGCTAATGAAAAATGAACCacataaaatagatttttacagcatttaccATGATTATAATTACACCaaactaataattaaaaaaaaaaaaaaaaaaaaaatgtatgtaaatgtatttttcccaCCTACCTCATCCATGTAAACACAGAGTTTgtcatttccctttttttcattctctgttGTCATCAACAGTGTGTGGTAGATTAATGAGTAACTGCATGATATTAAGCTTTCCTTATTACTTTCTTGACTTTTCAAGAAATTTGGACTGGGTTTCCTGAAAAAAGAAGTCGTCAGATATGTAGTTAAAAACTTAATgttagttttttgttgtttttttttttaaatttactgtgATATCATGTGTTATATTAAACAATCCTAAAATGTtttcagagagaaacagatttcaGTACTGCAATCTTCTAAAGATTGTGTTAGGAACGTAGTTAAAGTTTGAGGCAACATGACTGAGCACAGTGATTCATTTCACATTTGGTTAGCAGTAACATTTCTACAAAACTCCTTTACTTACCTCTTTTTGAAAGCTTTGTTTTGCGTGTTcttatattgaaaaaaaaagcatcacatACAAGTTAGTAGGTTTTATATCAGAGCAATATAAGAGCAATAATTTTACTTGCTTTAACTctcttaatatatatttttttaaaaaaaaggaaaataagacATTTACCGAAACACTGATAGCTCCAGTTTCCATGATTCAACAACAAACTCAAGAAAACCTTCTAAAGCAATGATCTCCGTGTTTGAGCAGTCCGACGATAGTTCACTACGTGCACCACACCCATGATACTCCATACCTTTACTCACCTTCATGTTTCGTTTTCCAGGAAGTGTTTCATTTCCTTATACACCTACTAAAGAACTGCTTATTGTTGTAACTATCAGCATTACTAATACTTTGCCATTATTGTTACTACATTtgtccttcttttttttaatagtgtctTATGTTTGTAGCACttaatctttttttgttgttgtcagtGTTTTAGGTGTTAGGGTTTTGacgtttgtgttagtgtgtgtcctCCCTCTTTATGCAATCTGAGGtataacactaacattaaatcTCAATGGTTCTCCAAAGAAGGAGGTTGGCCGCAGgagctaaataaataagtaggtaagtaagtgagagtgagtgagtgagtaaacaaacaaataaacaggaaaCTCAGTACAGATATGGAAATAATAGTGGCAGattattatatactattttATACAGacatactgtttattttatttatttgacacaAGGCTTCCTCCAACTGACCAGAAAAAAAGTACAGGACTATCAGAAAAATATAGCAAAAGGCCTACATATACACtctttgatcattttattaGTTGATATTGAAGGAAATCTGTTCAATCATTTCAAAGTAAGTATTCTGTCAATTTAACAGGTTTCTCTAGTAAGATTTAAATCATCTTTATTGAAGTATCACTGTAAAACTGAAACAAAGATTGTGCTCTCAAAATCCCTACAATGAATTACAAATATCTACACTCAGTACAGAATGTACATGAGTGGTATTTCAGAGTTTGTTATACAGACAAGTAGATGTAGATAGTTAATATAATACATTAAGTTCTATATATGCCAAATCAACATTAACTCTATATAAAATGGCattaacaaatatattaatgCTGATTTTGCAtccactcactgaccactttattagaacCACACTCATTCATGGAATTattccaatcagccaatcatgtagcagcaacacaatgcataaaatcaagtgGATACACGTCACTAGCTTCAATTAAGCTAGCttcaattaaacattaaacaaggTGAACTGGCTACACTGAATTGCACAAGGATCTATAAACAATCAACTGTACATGAGAGCATCATATACATTTggacataaaagaaaaaaaaattatatacacacacacagtaacataAGTACTGACCCCCCCAAACCCCTTTGAACTTTTCAAATTGTTTGTAATGTTTCACCTTGGAATTGAAATGGAATTGAGATTACATAGTATGTTTTGAATCTACATAAAATACCccataatatttataatactcaatatacactcaccagtcactttaataggaacacctgtattcctgctcattcatgcatttatccatcagccaataatgtggcagcagcacaatgcatacaatcacgcagatacaggtaaagagcttcagttaatgttcacatcaaatgtcagaatgaggaaaatgtgatctctgtgactttaaccgtggcatggttgttggtaccagaagggctggtttgagtattccaaaaactgctgaactcctgggattttttttctagagtttacacagaatggtgcgaaaaacaagaagcatcctgtgtgtggagggtctgcaggctgaaacacctcgttgatgagagagattagaggagaatgaccagactggtctgagctgacaggaagtctatagtgcctcaaataagcactctacAACCGCcatgagtagaaaagcatctcagaaagcacaacacgtcaaaccttgaggtggataggctacaacagtagaagaccacatctgtttccactcttgtcagccaagaacaagaatctgaggctataatgggcacagactcacccaaactggacagttgaagactggaaaaagaccgcgtgttttttttctaatcttcaactggttcgattttttgtgcattctgagatgcttttctgctcaccacagttgtagaGTGCTTACTGgtgttactatatccttcctgccagatttgcaccattctgtgtaaactctagagactgctgtgtgtgaaattcccaggagacctgcggtttctgaaatactcaaaccaacccatctggtAGCCTCACTTATGCCAtaattaaagtcacagagatcacgcTTTTtccttattctgatgtttgacgtgaacattaccagaagctcttgacctttatctgctttttttttttgcattgctctgctgccacatgactggctgattagataactacatgaatgtgctggtgtacaggtgttcctaataaagtggacagtgagtgtagtttgcaaaaatgtttacaaataaaaacataagagTTGAATGAATAAGAATTCACCCCCACTGATGTGAAATCCCTAAATCAGGTGCCATCAGATGTCACATAATTAGCTGAATAGTTACACATGTGTGcaagtgtcatgtgatctcagtataaaAAATACACCTGCTCCTGGAAgaccccagagtttgttagagaacatagttaaataattcatagttaaataattcaatttgttaataatggatttaatggtgctctaTTTGGGATATTTGTTAAAtcaccaaaccctgattgatacatTTGCAGAACTATGTCCccgacttgttttgatagctccttggttttCATGATGAGGTATTGTTCTCTATCAAACTCTGGGACCTTCCAGGAGCAGGTATATTTATCACATGACACTTTGATTGCACACCGTTAAACAAACACCATTCAACTAATTTAGGGTTTTTACAACAACAGgggtgaaaaaggagaaaagtccAAGggtgggggtgaatacttatgcaatgcactgtacatatacatacagtactgtgcaaaagtctgagATCACCCGTTTATTTTGCATCAAATGGCCATTTAGTACTTATTGTTAGAATAATGATGTGGTTTTCTGTTAAACACTTTTTCCCATCATTGTTCATTACGGTTATTGTTTATAAATCATAAAGGTTTTTAACAGTAGAAACAGTATGAAATGTTTAAgcattttttgtaatattgaaCTTTATTATTGACCTGCATAAATAAGTACTGCATGGCTGTTTgacttaaaatgaaaataatgtacactttcccatcattattgtttgccaccaaataattaacaataagtACTTAATGGCCATTTGACTCGAAACAAAATGGTGgtcatttgcacagtactgtacatattactgtactttctttattttactttatcatTATGTATGAAGGTATTTGCATATGGTTCCAAACAACAATCTCCCAACACTCTTTCACTGTGTCTGAATTCTTCTTGGGCTGGATCACGCCCTCTTCCACaccctgaaaaaaatgaaatcaaaacaaGGAGCGTTTGAAAATCCCAAACTTACTCAGACATTGCAAAGGGCTACGCTGATGAAAGAAActggataattttttttcttacttgtaTTGAAACTCACCTTAAATTGACTGCTTTTGGATTCCTTTAGACTTTCCAGTAGTTCACGCTCCAAAGATTCACGGAAATTGTTGTGTGCCTCTTTCATTTCCTTGATGTCATCAGATTCCATGATTTCGTTGTATTCTTCCTCTGTCTGAAAATCATAACAGGCCACAGTAAGTGTCTACACAGAAAAGGTCCATCACCAATGTAGGTCACTAACATTTAATAGAAAACTGTAAACACTTACGCAATCCTCGAAACATTCCCCTAGCTTGTAGCATTCTAATCCGGGAAAGGTCAAGCCAGTTTCAAACAGCTCCTGTACACTTCTGGCTACAAGGTGCAGAACTTCATCTTCATAAGCATATATGTTCCCGTCTTCACACAGCAAGAGGACTAACTGCAGGCCAAACGCGTCACATGGGAAATCGTCAATCGCACCGATCACCTCCATCTCCATTCTCTCTGGAAGGTAGAAATCTTTCCAGGCTTCTAGCTGATCCTCATTCCCTGCGTAGACTGTGCCATCCTgcccacacactctcacactgtaACTCTTTGGTTTTATGAGGGGAATCAGTGCACCAGAGTAACTTTTAACAACACCGGCAGCTTTATCAAGATCCACACAACCACCtaaaaaagatattaaattACAAGATGTTGAATTAAAGCCTGAATAATGCAAaaattaacatcaaatcagcataGAGAAAATAATAACCCATAAATTACCACATGGCAGTTagtgaaatacatttattacaatGAAATACATGgaattacaaaaatacattttaatacaagaATATATCAATATtgaaacataaaaatgaatattcttTATATGTCAGTTTTCTACCAAAAATATTGATAGTTTAAGTTACCTTCTGTGTAGGACCCTGCTAATTCGCATTTAACTTGGTGACACCTACAcataataacacaaataataacacactaataatacaagtaataataataataataataataataataatgataataataatagtacaaaAATTATCAACTAATTCAGAATAGTTTGCGAAAACATTTATATGCCTTAGCTTTAACATTGTCTGTTGTAAAAAttgctacacaaataaatacaatttaattcaATCTATGTTTGGAGATTATACAaactgtaattaataaatatgtatcAGAATCAATATTAATGTTACCTTATATTACTTTTGTGTAAGCAAATTACATTAGGACTGTACTTACTcgttttttatgtttaaaggaatatttatgAACTTCATCCTGTCCAGTTCATCTAGCTGTGCAGTCAGCAAAGTAAAAGTATGAGAAACTTTGTAGTCCAggtctttttttctccaaaataccTGTAGTCCCAGGATTTTCTCACACTCTTACTTTGATGAAT
This region includes:
- the LOC113543737 gene encoding uncharacterized protein LOC113543737 isoform X1, whose translation is METGAISVSNTQNKAFKKRKPSPNFLKSQESNKESLISCSYSLIYHTLLMTTENEKKGNDKLCVYMDEMLHSIFFLGYIYDSPRLTPSDFFRSPETREQVMKKFPRPFEKYRSHLPTRTPFSILLNMMETLYCTEEKIIEELLRLLKKLGFPNPLHKPGSKYEQYYTLESTVICVRYSDSDSQRYYGASLSCRKGNAKRILIDLSCLKTWHEFVSHAVMSFYPGPSGDGITFPESLKCQAYIRDWNKNVYSKRRPCLNCKQLFNLKDADPDKVYHPYGNCAETECLSKLLFNNQYIRENTRMENHTETNLETLRGLTKERLTMQLDQVGIQMNNENFLFYIPTQMKYNEE
- the LOC113543737 gene encoding uncharacterized protein LOC113543737 isoform X3, with protein sequence METGAISVSNTQNKAFKKRKPSPNFLKSQESNKESLISCSYSLIYHTLLMTTENEKKGNDKLCVYMDEMLHSIFFLGYIYDSPRLTPSDFFRSPETREQVMKKFPRPFEKYRSHLPTRTPFSILLNMLRVKGLAQGPSSGSLAVLGFELITFWLEDGDTLLH
- the LOC113543737 gene encoding uncharacterized protein LOC113543737 isoform X2, translating into METGAISVSNTQNKAFKKRKPSPNFLKSQESNKESLISCSYSLIYHTLLMTTENEKKGNDKLCVYMDEMLHSIFFLGYIYDSPRLTPSDFFRSPETREQVMKKFPRPFEKYRSHLPTRTPFSILLNMQLRVKGLAQGPSSGSLAVLGFELITFWLEDGDTLLH
- the LOC113543691 gene encoding uncharacterized protein LOC113543691 produces the protein MKFINIPLNIKNECHQVKCELAGSYTEGGCVDLDKAAGVVKSYSGALIPLIKPKSYSVRVCGQDGTVYAGNEDQLEAWKDFYLPERMEMEVIGAIDDFPCDAFGLQLVLLLCEDGNIYAYEDEVLHLVARSVQELFETGLTFPGLECYKLGECFEDCTEEEYNEIMESDDIKEMKEAHNNFRESLERELLESLKESKSSQFKGVEEGVIQPKKNSDTVKECWEIVVWNHMQIPSYIMIK